In one window of Blastopirellula marina DNA:
- a CDS encoding efflux RND transporter periplasmic adaptor subunit codes for MVMQSPNPSAPSPEGQTLSWWVGRLIPFGLFFATGVLLIVLLGIAQRVGWIGTADSTQAASSGDAQQIFTCPMHPQIRQPGPGRCPICGMALVPASSGSADLDEFAVQIEPAQRRLAQIQTAPVLSEPVSTTIESIGVIEIDESRQATIASYINGRVERLFADYTGVVVERGDHLAVVYSPQLFAAQAEYLEARATVERMSNTSLAAVREAQQKLLQNARQKLVELGMTEPQLDELETSGKAESRMTIYAPIGGTVIQKLAEEGKYISAGEPIYRIANLSTIWLMLELYPEDASRIRFGQEVQAELTARPGETLTGRVAFIDPEVDKKNRTVGVRVELKNDDGRLRPGDYAEARIEIPITPQGQVYDEELAGKWISPMHPQIIRDAPGPCPICGMDLVPTSRYGFSNEPIGRQASTVIPRSALLTAGKNSVAYVETDPGRFEIRNLKLGPILKDKAVVLDGVKPGEMVATSGNFLIDSQMQLAGKPSLIDPTRYVQPKVRNTPMKFDSIDIARIEGLGGEELESLYQAYFAIQNQLASDKKPTGEAASQLFQLSQKLSSDSQFNETVHELLATIAKNSEHLHHLSLAEARKNFKPISHAVLQLATEVRGSRATNSFHQFFCPMVKGGGGDWVQPNDQLLNPYYGSEMLRCGEHVQEIPSEITANTAPLPSSDAASNPEGVR; via the coding sequence ATGGTGATGCAATCCCCCAATCCTTCTGCTCCTTCTCCCGAAGGCCAAACGCTTAGTTGGTGGGTCGGACGACTCATTCCGTTCGGCTTGTTCTTTGCGACTGGTGTCCTGCTGATCGTGCTGCTGGGAATCGCCCAAAGAGTCGGTTGGATTGGAACGGCAGATTCGACCCAGGCGGCTTCCAGCGGGGACGCACAGCAAATCTTTACGTGCCCAATGCATCCACAAATCCGTCAACCAGGACCGGGGCGATGCCCGATCTGTGGTATGGCCTTAGTGCCGGCTTCGTCCGGATCAGCCGATCTCGATGAATTCGCGGTTCAGATCGAACCGGCACAGCGACGGCTAGCACAGATCCAGACTGCGCCAGTCTTGTCGGAGCCCGTTTCTACCACCATCGAATCGATCGGTGTGATTGAGATCGACGAAAGTCGCCAAGCAACGATTGCTTCGTACATCAACGGACGCGTCGAACGGTTGTTTGCCGACTACACAGGCGTGGTCGTGGAGCGGGGCGATCACTTGGCGGTTGTATACAGCCCACAGTTATTTGCGGCGCAGGCCGAATACCTTGAAGCCCGTGCGACGGTCGAGCGAATGTCCAACACTTCGCTGGCGGCCGTCCGCGAGGCCCAACAAAAGCTGCTGCAAAACGCACGTCAGAAACTGGTCGAGTTGGGCATGACCGAACCTCAACTGGACGAACTCGAAACCAGTGGTAAGGCAGAATCGCGGATGACGATTTATGCCCCGATCGGCGGAACGGTCATTCAGAAATTGGCGGAGGAAGGAAAATACATCTCGGCTGGCGAGCCAATATACCGTATTGCGAACCTCTCCACGATCTGGCTAATGCTCGAACTTTACCCCGAAGATGCATCACGAATCCGCTTCGGACAGGAAGTGCAAGCCGAATTGACCGCACGTCCTGGCGAGACACTTACCGGACGTGTCGCGTTTATCGATCCCGAGGTTGATAAGAAGAATCGCACCGTGGGTGTACGCGTCGAACTGAAGAACGACGACGGTCGGCTGCGGCCAGGTGACTATGCCGAGGCAAGAATTGAAATCCCGATTACGCCTCAGGGGCAAGTCTATGACGAAGAACTTGCAGGCAAGTGGATCAGTCCCATGCATCCGCAAATCATTCGTGATGCACCTGGACCATGTCCCATTTGTGGTATGGATCTAGTTCCTACCTCGCGATACGGATTCTCCAACGAACCGATCGGACGTCAAGCTTCGACGGTCATTCCACGCTCCGCTCTCTTAACTGCCGGCAAGAACAGCGTTGCCTACGTCGAGACAGATCCTGGCCGCTTCGAAATTCGCAACCTCAAGCTAGGTCCAATCCTAAAGGACAAAGCGGTTGTTCTGGATGGAGTCAAGCCTGGCGAAATGGTGGCAACCTCTGGCAACTTTCTCATCGACTCGCAAATGCAACTCGCTGGTAAGCCTAGCCTTATTGATCCAACTCGCTATGTGCAACCCAAGGTTCGCAACACGCCCATGAAATTCGACTCGATTGACATCGCTCGTATCGAAGGGCTTGGCGGCGAGGAACTAGAGTCGCTTTATCAAGCTTATTTCGCCATTCAAAACCAGTTGGCTTCCGACAAAAAGCCGACAGGCGAAGCGGCAAGTCAGTTATTCCAGCTATCCCAGAAGTTATCCTCTGATTCGCAGTTTAACGAAACGGTTCACGAGTTGTTAGCAACGATCGCTAAGAACTCCGAACACTTGCATCATCTGTCTTTAGCCGAGGCCCGCAAGAACTTTAAACCAATCAGCCACGCCGTACTTCAACTGGCGACAGAAGTTCGCGGTAGCCGCGCAACTAATTCCTTTCACCAGTTCTTCTGCCCGATGGTCAAGGGTGGGGGAGGGGACTGGGTTCAACCAAACGACCAACTATTGAATCCCTACTACGGCAGCGAGATGCTTCGCTGTGGGGAGCACGTTCAGGAAATTCCATCCGAAATAACGGCAAACACGGCGCCGTTGCCAAGCAGTGATGCTGCAAGTAACCCAGAAGGAGTTCGCTAA